One window from the genome of Moorena sp. SIOASIH encodes:
- a CDS encoding ribbon-helix-helix domain-containing protein — protein MNNQPPKRINATLPEPLAQFVAEMTGENGLYETPSEFVRDLIRKHMEKTAAAERYAINSLLRQSLHENSYTPLTEDDADTIRHSLS, from the coding sequence GTGAACAATCAGCCCCCCAAACGCATCAACGCTACATTGCCGGAACCGCTAGCGCAATTTGTCGCCGAGATGACAGGAGAAAACGGGCTATACGAAACCCCCAGTGAATTTGTTCGGGATCTCATTCGCAAACATATGGAAAAAACTGCTGCGGCTGAACGATACGCCATAAACAGCTTATTGCGGCAGTCTCTCCATGAGAACAGTTATACCCCTCTGACAGAGGATGATGCCGACACCATTCGCCATAGCCTCAGTTAA
- a CDS encoding DUF2442 domain-containing protein, whose amino-acid sequence MGILAIRADERVKNVYFTEETISVDLMDGRKITVPLVWYPRLLNATTDQRSNWEVCGGGYGIHWSDIDEDLSTEGMLRGAPAPSSRNL is encoded by the coding sequence ATGGGTATTTTGGCAATTCGAGCGGATGAGAGAGTTAAGAATGTCTACTTTACTGAAGAAACCATTAGTGTTGATTTAATGGATGGGCGGAAAATTACCGTACCTCTAGTTTGGTACCCAAGGCTACTTAACGCCACAACCGATCAACGTTCAAATTGGGAAGTTTGCGGTGGTGGTTATGGCATCCACTGGAGCGACATAGACGAGGATTTGAGTACAGAAGGGATGCTGCGTGGTGCGCCAGCCCCATCCTCCAGAAATTTATGA
- a CDS encoding DUF433 domain-containing protein, protein MVSAPTEEPAIIRTERGLTIAGTRITLYDVMDYLKAQYPQQLISEKLGLNHDQIRSALAYIETHHVEFEAEYQECLQTAKEIRQYWEERNRERFTKIAAMPPKPGQEALRAKLQAWKARIEAQA, encoded by the coding sequence ATGGTGTCAGCACCTACTGAAGAACCAGCAATCATTCGGACAGAGCGGGGATTGACAATCGCAGGTACACGCATCACTCTTTACGACGTGATGGATTACCTGAAGGCTCAGTATCCACAACAGTTGATCTCTGAAAAACTCGGTCTTAATCATGATCAGATTCGTTCAGCGCTAGCCTACATTGAAACTCATCATGTTGAGTTTGAAGCGGAATACCAAGAATGTCTACAAACAGCAAAGGAAATTCGGCAATATTGGGAAGAGCGAAATCGAGAACGATTTACCAAGATCGCAGCAATGCCTCCGAAGCCAGGTCAGGAAGCCCTCCGTGCAAAACTTCAAGCATGGAAAGCGCGAATTGAAGCCCAGGCATAG
- a CDS encoding type II toxin-antitoxin system Phd/YefM family antitoxin, with product MFTMDAIYPVSDFSRKPAEHIKRLKATGKPEILTVNGKAEIVIQDAKAYEEMVDLLETLKKIATAAKAHDEGKGIPADEFFEKFEQKHGLKGEAIQD from the coding sequence ATGTTTACGATGGATGCTATATATCCCGTTTCCGATTTTAGCCGTAAACCTGCTGAACACATCAAGCGATTAAAAGCCACCGGAAAGCCTGAAATATTGACGGTAAACGGCAAAGCTGAAATAGTTATTCAGGATGCAAAAGCCTATGAAGAAATGGTTGATTTATTAGAAACCCTTAAGAAAATAGCAACAGCAGCAAAAGCCCATGATGAAGGCAAGGGAATTCCCGCCGATGAATTCTTTGAAAAATTTGAGCAAAAGCATGGATTAAAGGGTGAAGCAATACAGGATTGA
- a CDS encoding ribbon-helix-helix protein, CopG family produces MNNISSEEIEQKIEAGEEVIDRYFDSTTTRVGTRRQMTSRRRQDIETTKVEIPSPMLTELDTMAKELNISISAVIKMMLRRALDEHYLAKKQMKSEI; encoded by the coding sequence ATGAACAATATTTCTAGTGAAGAAATTGAACAAAAAATTGAAGCAGGAGAAGAAGTTATAGACCGCTATTTTGACTCCACAACCACAAGAGTCGGAACACGCCGTCAGATGACTTCACGAAGAAGACAGGATATAGAAACCACAAAGGTGGAAATTCCTAGTCCTATGCTTACCGAACTTGATACAATGGCAAAAGAACTCAACATTAGCATATCTGCTGTGATTAAAATGATGCTAAGACGCGCCCTTGATGAACATTATCTTGCTAAGAAGCAGATGAAATCAGAAATTTAG
- a CDS encoding ShlB/FhaC/HecB family hemolysin secretion/activation protein has protein sequence MYHTLKSIVVISGSSITTIVSLTMGAVAQSTPPPGVNLPSETPERIQETIPTPSDLPPPVPEQSPASPPDPSLEIPSSPQLPEVTTPSTVPFFVTEVEVLGNTVLQEEIADKTNQYENREVRFEELLQLRSDITKLYIKNGYITSGAFLPVQDFSKGVVKIQVVEGDLERIELEGLNRLREGYVRSRLELATNPPLNRSRLEEALKLLQLDPLLNQVDAELTAGSGSGSNILQVKLKEASAFHAGISTANNQSPSIGSLQTRLFVAHDNLLGFGDRLTTQYSFTEGLDLYDINYSIPVNPYNGTLSVRYNNSDSGIIEDEFQEFDIESETRTFSVSFRQPIFRSPENEFALSLALDLRRSQTFLLGEPFSFSVGPEDGESKVTVLRFSQDWIDRSSPSRILAARSQFSFGLGAFDATINNTGTDGRFFSWLGQFQLVQQLSPRATLITQINAQLTPDSLLSLERFSIGGVDTVKGYRQNQLVADNGILGSVQVRIPLTSDPSKLQLAPFFEIGTAWNNLDPDPDPATIASLGVGLRSQIISGLDLRLDYGIPLIEVNNRGNSLQENGFHVSLGYQL, from the coding sequence ATGTATCATACACTGAAATCGATTGTTGTAATTTCAGGCTCTAGCATTACTACCATCGTGAGCCTAACTATGGGAGCAGTTGCTCAGTCTACTCCACCCCCAGGAGTGAACCTTCCCAGCGAAACCCCTGAAAGAATTCAGGAAACCATTCCCACCCCATCCGATTTACCTCCTCCTGTTCCTGAACAATCTCCAGCATCACCACCGGATCCAAGTCTGGAAATTCCTTCCTCTCCCCAACTCCCTGAAGTTACAACTCCATCCACTGTGCCATTCTTCGTCACAGAAGTGGAGGTGTTGGGCAATACCGTTTTGCAAGAAGAAATTGCAGATAAAACAAACCAATATGAGAACCGTGAAGTAAGGTTTGAGGAGTTGCTTCAACTGCGTTCTGATATTACTAAGCTCTACATTAAAAATGGTTATATCACCTCTGGCGCATTTTTGCCGGTCCAAGACTTTAGCAAAGGTGTTGTGAAAATCCAGGTAGTTGAGGGTGACTTAGAACGGATTGAACTGGAGGGATTAAACCGTCTGCGGGAAGGATATGTGCGCAGTCGCCTTGAACTGGCTACTAACCCACCATTAAATCGAAGCCGCTTAGAAGAAGCCCTGAAACTGCTGCAACTTGACCCTTTACTCAATCAAGTGGATGCGGAGTTAACCGCAGGAAGCGGCTCTGGTAGCAATATTTTGCAAGTCAAACTCAAAGAAGCCTCTGCCTTTCACGCTGGTATTTCTACTGCCAACAACCAATCTCCCAGCATTGGTTCACTACAAACCAGGCTGTTTGTTGCCCATGATAATCTTTTGGGTTTTGGCGATCGCTTGACCACTCAATACAGCTTTACCGAAGGGCTAGACCTCTACGATATCAACTATTCTATCCCCGTCAATCCCTACAATGGCACCCTTAGTGTACGCTACAACAACAGCGACAGCGGCATTATCGAAGATGAATTCCAGGAGTTTGATATCGAAAGCGAAACTCGCACCTTTTCTGTCAGTTTTCGCCAACCGATATTCCGCTCCCCAGAAAATGAATTTGCTCTGAGTTTAGCCCTAGACTTGCGTCGCAGTCAAACCTTTTTACTCGGGGAACCTTTTTCTTTCTCAGTTGGCCCAGAAGACGGCGAATCCAAGGTAACGGTATTGCGATTTTCTCAAGATTGGATAGACCGTAGTAGCCCTAGTCGCATATTAGCTGCTCGCTCTCAGTTTAGTTTTGGGTTGGGTGCCTTTGATGCAACTATCAACAATACTGGGACTGACGGGCGATTCTTCAGCTGGTTGGGACAATTCCAATTGGTACAACAGTTGTCACCGAGAGCGACGCTGATCACACAAATTAATGCTCAGTTAACCCCAGATTCTTTGCTATCCCTAGAACGCTTCAGTATCGGTGGCGTGGATACAGTCAAAGGCTATCGACAAAACCAACTGGTTGCTGATAACGGTATCCTGGGTTCAGTACAAGTCCGCATCCCTCTCACCTCAGACCCTAGCAAACTACAACTAGCCCCTTTTTTTGAAATCGGTACAGCTTGGAATAATCTAGATCCTGACCCTGACCCCGCCACCATTGCTAGCTTGGGAGTAGGTTTGCGATCGCAAATTATCTCAGGTTTAGATTTGCGCCTAGACTATGGTATCCCGTTGATTGAGGTCAACAACCGGGGAAATTCCCTACAAGAGAATGGTTTCCACGTTTCATTGGGCTATCAGCTGTAG
- a CDS encoding type II toxin-antitoxin system prevent-host-death family antitoxin translates to MKAITSNQAKHQLDELIDRVILDVEPTILCNDQGKQAVLMSLDEFNSWQETLYLLSNPTNAEHLLESIEQAKSVKKSIKQLIDE, encoded by the coding sequence ATGAAAGCAATTACGAGTAATCAAGCCAAACACCAATTAGATGAACTAATCGATCGGGTCATTCTTGACGTAGAACCAACTATTTTATGTAATGATCAAGGAAAACAAGCTGTTTTAATGTCTTTAGATGAATTTAACTCTTGGCAAGAAACACTATATTTATTATCCAATCCTACCAATGCCGAACATCTATTAGAATCAATTGAACAAGCTAAATCTGTTAAAAAGTCAATTAAACAATTAATTGATGAATGA
- a CDS encoding type II toxin-antitoxin system HicA family toxin: protein MPALAKTLEKVAKQLGFQKIRQKGSHARWKHPDGRSTTIPVHGNAEIGGWLFREILKQLGISEKEFDQLK from the coding sequence ATGCCAGCATTAGCTAAAACTTTAGAAAAAGTTGCTAAACAATTAGGCTTTCAGAAAATTCGTCAAAAAGGAAGTCATGCCCGTTGGAAGCATCCGGATGGACGGTCAACCACTATTCCTGTTCATGGTAATGCTGAGATTGGAGGTTGGTTATTTCGAGAAATACTCAAGCAGTTAGGAATTAGTGAGAAGGAATTTGATCAACTCAAATAA
- a CDS encoding type II toxin-antitoxin system RelE/ParE family toxin, whose protein sequence is MKQYRIDIAPEAGQEIEDIYLYIAEDSPDNAARWYFVIHDKIQTLKDSPARCPLAFESSFYDYEIRNLIVGNYRVLFRIDGQIVQILHVKHGAQERKPF, encoded by the coding sequence GTGAAGCAATACAGGATTGACATTGCGCCGGAAGCTGGACAAGAAATAGAGGATATTTATCTATATATTGCTGAGGATTCCCCTGATAATGCCGCACGTTGGTATTTTGTTATCCATGACAAAATACAGACATTGAAAGATTCCCCTGCACGTTGTCCGTTAGCTTTTGAAAGCAGCTTCTATGACTATGAAATTAGAAACCTGATAGTTGGCAATTATCGGGTATTGTTTCGTATAGACGGTCAGATCGTTCAAATCTTGCATGTCAAGCATGGAGCGCAAGAACGAAAACCATTTTAA
- a CDS encoding nucleic acid-binding protein, whose product MSKVIVLDSAPVGLITNPKGAGLSLQCQEWFSNLFDRGYDVVLPEIIDYEIRRELLRANKVSGIKKLNRLKAEIIYLPITTEVMLKAAELWAEVRKKGKPTADPKALDGDVILAAQAILVTNSGYEVTVATNNTKHLSLFVDAREWQEI is encoded by the coding sequence ATGAGCAAAGTGATAGTTTTAGATTCCGCCCCTGTTGGTTTAATTACAAATCCAAAAGGTGCTGGGTTGTCACTGCAATGTCAAGAATGGTTTTCTAATCTTTTTGACCGAGGATATGATGTCGTTTTACCCGAAATTATCGATTATGAAATTAGACGAGAACTATTACGAGCAAATAAGGTATCGGGAATCAAGAAACTCAATCGCCTTAAAGCCGAAATAATATATCTCCCGATTACTACCGAAGTTATGTTAAAAGCTGCCGAATTATGGGCGGAAGTTAGAAAAAAAGGTAAACCAACAGCGGATCCTAAAGCTTTAGATGGCGATGTTATTTTAGCCGCTCAAGCTATTTTAGTTACTAATTCTGGGTATGAAGTTACTGTAGCAACAAATAATACAAAACACCTATCTTTATTTGTCGATGCTCGGGAATGGCAAGAAATTTAA
- a CDS encoding helix-turn-helix transcriptional regulator → MTRPTLANFKEKALVNSEVKKEYEALAVAYDLRNKLIDLRKKAGLTQEEFAEIIKTQKSNIYRLENVNSSYSPKLSTIEDYAQAVGYKVEINFVPIEPSP, encoded by the coding sequence GTGACCCGTCCAACCTTGGCAAACTTTAAAGAAAAAGCTCTAGTTAATAGTGAAGTTAAAAAAGAGTATGAAGCTCTGGCCGTAGCTTACGATCTTAGAAATAAACTTATTGACCTAAGGAAAAAAGCTGGTTTAACTCAAGAAGAGTTTGCAGAAATTATAAAGACACAAAAGAGCAATATTTACCGTTTAGAGAATGTTAATTCATCTTATTCTCCTAAGCTCTCGACGATCGAAGACTATGCTCAGGCTGTTGGATATAAGGTAGAAATTAATTTTGTGCCAATTGAACCTTCTCCTTAA
- a CDS encoding M10 family metallopeptidase — translation MATPTSKGQVSKIKFSGIHHIDSLLGNNKWGGSTGKGVNLTYSFGEWSSFYKTNYGDGQPWSGFSPLTSTQKNAAENALNAWSEVANINFTKVIDSKKVAGDIRFAKSSKPNTAWAYFPYASTEAGDIWFSHGKEYNTDKKGTFGYLTFLHEIGHALGLKHPHENNGSGVVANLNIDTTAYTVMSYRSYVNQPLSGPIQNFYPTTPMLHDIAAIQYIYGANMNTRKGNTVYKWAPGQQILETIWDAGGNDTIDWSNQSSNAKINLNAGQWSQLGPAYWNGKEWESRTLAIAYGVTIENGIGGSGNDTIYGNNVANVLQGGSGNDSLSGGSGNDFLSGGSGNDSLSGGTGSDRLYGGTGNDNLYGSSGNDILSGSSGNDTLSGSSGNDYLDGGTGSDRMYGGSGNDRYVVDTIGDRVIEYANQGIDTVYTSITYQLGAHLENLTLTGTSSLNGYGNDFNNVINGNSASNYIWSGRGHDTLNGGAGDDILYGGTGNDVLSGGTGADKFFFNITTEGIDYITDFVSQQGDKLQISASGFGSGLVQGILDVGQFVLGAAALDTNDRFIYDRSSGLLSFDADGSGTLGAVQVANFSNKTALTNTDILIV, via the coding sequence ATGGCTACTCCTACTTCAAAAGGCCAAGTTTCCAAGATAAAATTTTCTGGCATTCATCATATCGACAGCTTACTTGGGAATAATAAATGGGGCGGTTCTACCGGAAAAGGTGTTAACTTAACCTATAGTTTTGGTGAGTGGAGTTCATTTTACAAGACAAACTATGGTGACGGTCAACCTTGGTCTGGTTTTTCCCCTCTGACTAGTACTCAAAAAAATGCTGCTGAAAATGCATTGAATGCTTGGAGCGAGGTTGCCAATATTAACTTTACCAAAGTTATTGACTCTAAAAAAGTTGCAGGTGATATTCGCTTCGCTAAATCCTCTAAACCTAATACAGCATGGGCTTATTTTCCCTATGCCTCAACAGAAGCAGGAGATATCTGGTTCAGTCATGGCAAAGAATATAACACTGACAAAAAAGGAACGTTTGGTTATCTAACATTCCTCCATGAAATCGGACATGCCCTCGGACTAAAGCATCCCCACGAGAATAATGGTTCTGGGGTAGTCGCTAATTTAAATATTGATACGACTGCCTACACAGTTATGAGCTATCGGTCTTATGTGAATCAGCCTTTAAGTGGTCCAATTCAAAATTTTTATCCCACTACGCCGATGTTGCACGATATTGCTGCTATCCAGTACATCTACGGTGCAAACATGAACACGCGCAAGGGCAATACAGTCTATAAGTGGGCTCCCGGACAACAAATTTTGGAGACTATCTGGGATGCAGGTGGTAACGACACCATCGACTGGTCGAACCAGTCTTCCAACGCTAAGATTAACCTAAACGCTGGACAATGGAGTCAACTAGGTCCAGCGTATTGGAACGGTAAAGAGTGGGAAAGCAGAACCCTAGCGATCGCTTATGGTGTGACTATTGAGAATGGGATTGGTGGTAGCGGCAATGACACAATTTATGGCAATAATGTTGCAAATGTCCTACAAGGTGGCTCAGGCAATGATTCTTTGAGTGGTGGCTCAGGCAATGATTTTTTAAGTGGTGGCTCAGGCAATGATTCTTTAAGTGGTGGAACTGGTAGCGATCGCTTATACGGTGGTACAGGCAATGACAATCTCTATGGCTCTAGTGGTAATGATATCCTCAGTGGTAGTTCTGGTAATGATACCCTCAGTGGTAGTTCTGGCAATGACTACTTAGACGGTGGAACTGGTAGCGATCGCATGTACGGAGGCTCCGGTAATGATCGCTATGTCGTTGATACTATAGGCGATAGGGTAATTGAGTATGCTAACCAGGGCATTGACACAGTTTACACCTCAATTACTTATCAGCTTGGTGCTCATTTAGAAAACCTAACCCTAACCGGTACAAGTTCTCTCAATGGTTATGGTAACGATTTCAATAATGTGATTAATGGCAACAGTGCCAGTAACTACATTTGGAGTGGTCGTGGCCATGATACGCTCAATGGTGGTGCAGGTGATGACATTTTATATGGGGGTACTGGAAATGATGTGCTCTCTGGAGGTACTGGTGCAGATAAGTTTTTCTTTAATATCACTACTGAAGGGATAGATTACATTACTGACTTTGTCAGTCAGCAGGGGGATAAACTGCAAATTTCGGCTAGTGGCTTCGGCAGTGGTCTTGTGCAAGGAATTTTAGATGTGGGTCAATTTGTTTTAGGTGCTGCAGCCTTAGATACAAATGACAGATTCATCTATGATCGTTCATCAGGATTACTATCATTCGATGCTGACGGTTCAGGTACACTGGGTGCTGTACAAGTTGCTAATTTCTCTAACAAAACTGCTTTAACGAATACTGATATTCTGATTGTATAG
- a CDS encoding type II toxin-antitoxin system HicB family antitoxin yields MKSINDYKIILRPDDNGTFVAYIPAIKGCHAWGETPEAALCELNPVFEMIQEEYLEEGKNLPDDVEVTVSHASIS; encoded by the coding sequence ATGAAATCCATAAACGACTATAAAATCATTTTACGTCCCGATGACAATGGAACTTTTGTCGCCTATATTCCAGCCATTAAAGGATGTCATGCCTGGGGAGAAACTCCTGAAGCAGCCCTCTGTGAATTAAATCCTGTTTTTGAGATGATTCAAGAAGAATACCTCGAAGAAGGCAAAAATTTACCTGATGATGTCGAGGTAACAGTTTCTCATGCCAGCATTAGCTAA
- a CDS encoding ribbon-helix-helix protein, CopG family → MLTELDTMAKELNISRSAVIKMMLRRALDEHYLAKKQMKSEI, encoded by the coding sequence ATGCTTACCGAACTTGATACAATGGCAAAAGAACTCAACATTAGCAGATCGGCTGTGATTAAAATGATGCTAAGACGCGCCCTTGATGAACATTATCTTGCTAAGAAGCAGATGAAATCAGAAATTTAG
- a CDS encoding peroxiredoxin-like family protein, producing the protein MNPYTILNQTQCQRVSDGVILPLLSGCESATRQLVLVWPQLGDFDSLEYAWWLQREAKRLQGEGIVIRAVGIGNRDSGKRFCNYTGFPGDWLFVCPNAQLHHQLNLYPGLSLKLPGLSITLNAYLNLLLMCAGIGSPGTLAEVFRGYWGDSQAPQLLDDEEVVRGVPLPPIKGSFFRLAGGKGFQRPFELATLRLRNMTEVLSHWNTYVPNGAYLTQRGGTFLFDSQGKLLYEYRDGGLLGFAQNMSRPLSFLLD; encoded by the coding sequence ATGAATCCTTACACAATCTTAAATCAGACCCAGTGCCAGCGGGTAAGTGATGGAGTCATCCTGCCACTTCTGAGCGGTTGTGAGTCAGCCACCCGCCAGCTGGTACTTGTCTGGCCTCAACTTGGAGATTTCGACAGTCTCGAATACGCTTGGTGGCTGCAACGGGAAGCAAAAAGGTTACAGGGGGAGGGTATAGTAATACGAGCTGTTGGTATTGGCAATCGCGATTCTGGTAAGCGATTCTGCAACTATACGGGGTTTCCTGGGGATTGGCTGTTTGTCTGTCCTAATGCACAGCTGCACCACCAGCTTAATCTATATCCAGGACTATCGCTCAAGCTACCAGGGCTCTCAATAACCCTAAATGCCTACTTGAATTTGCTGCTGATGTGTGCGGGTATTGGTAGTCCTGGCACTCTAGCTGAAGTATTTCGAGGCTATTGGGGCGATAGTCAGGCTCCGCAGTTGCTGGATGATGAGGAGGTTGTGCGAGGTGTACCACTTCCCCCTATCAAGGGCTCATTCTTCCGGCTGGCTGGTGGCAAAGGTTTTCAAAGACCCTTTGAATTGGCAACCCTGCGGCTGCGGAATATGACAGAGGTTTTAAGCCACTGGAATACTTATGTACCTAATGGGGCTTATCTGACCCAGCGAGGGGGAACTTTCTTATTCGATTCACAGGGGAAATTACTCTACGAATACCGCGATGGCGGGCTCCTTGGCTTTGCTCAGAATATGAGTCGTCCACTGTCGTTTTTATTAGATTAG
- a CDS encoding toxin-antitoxin system, antitoxin component, Xre family protein: MRANSTLENRLIEKLKKLSLEQIQQVENLIDALSQDNTERELTVLSTKLSESVFAKIWDNPEDAEYDNL; the protein is encoded by the coding sequence ATGAGAGCAAATAGCACCCTAGAAAATAGACTCATAGAAAAGCTTAAAAAACTCTCCCTTGAACAAATCCAACAAGTAGAAAATTTGATTGATGCACTTAGTCAAGATAATACAGAGCGAGAATTAACTGTTTTATCTACTAAACTTTCTGAATCTGTCTTTGCTAAAATTTGGGATAATCCTGAAGATGCCGAGTATGACAACCTATAA
- a CDS encoding DUF433 domain-containing protein: MASYSLNLPLQLQQEVQQCALRQGISLDDFILWAVAEKVAEIKHQFHDPSFPHITYRQGASGHPVSVIRGTGIRVQTIAIATHQWGMSAKQLAFEYGLTETQINDALGFYSAHQTEIDSAIVAEQDSVVANV, translated from the coding sequence ATGGCATCCTACTCCCTTAACTTGCCGCTTCAACTTCAACAAGAAGTACAACAATGTGCTTTGCGTCAAGGCATTTCCCTCGACGACTTTATTTTATGGGCAGTGGCTGAAAAAGTTGCCGAAATCAAGCATCAATTCCATGACCCAAGCTTTCCCCACATCACTTATCGTCAAGGAGCCAGTGGTCACCCCGTCTCAGTCATTCGTGGGACAGGGATTCGAGTCCAGACAATTGCGATCGCCACCCACCAATGGGGAATGTCTGCCAAGCAGCTGGCCTTCGAATATGGGTTAACTGAAACTCAAATTAACGACGCACTAGGGTTTTACAGCGCACATCAAACCGAAATTGACAGCGCGATCGTAGCTGAACAAGATAGCGTTGTAGCCAATGTCTAA
- a CDS encoding type II toxin-antitoxin system RelE/ParE family toxin, with the protein MTFSMQKSALFMRQWRDYAQNYKNRAGVDVAERFIAAVEQALDFIKNNPYACALYDAGEGYEDLQVYQFRKWRLQGFPHAVLFRLEDNATILVEVLYAHKMHIPSRLMRDMEGI; encoded by the coding sequence ATGACATTCTCCATGCAAAAAAGTGCCCTGTTTATGCGACAGTGGCGGGACTATGCACAGAATTACAAAAACCGTGCTGGAGTAGATGTGGCCGAACGATTCATCGCCGCCGTAGAGCAAGCCTTGGATTTCATCAAAAACAATCCCTATGCCTGCGCTCTCTACGATGCCGGTGAAGGATACGAGGATCTGCAAGTCTATCAATTCAGAAAATGGCGCTTGCAAGGTTTTCCCCATGCGGTGCTGTTTCGCTTAGAAGATAACGCAACCATCCTGGTGGAAGTCCTGTATGCCCATAAAATGCATATACCATCGCGTCTTATGAGGGATATGGAAGGGATTTAG
- a CDS encoding type II toxin-antitoxin system RelE/ParE family toxin yields MIEEFGPMLGKPYTASMGGGLFEIRSKGFEGIGRSLYCMIKGREVIILHSFIKKSQKTPNQELELAKKRMKEIKK; encoded by the coding sequence ATGATTGAAGAGTTTGGTCCGATGCTAGGTAAACCATACACAGCTTCAATGGGTGGTGGACTTTTTGAAATAAGGTCAAAAGGTTTTGAAGGTATTGGTCGCTCTCTTTACTGTATGATCAAAGGAAGAGAAGTAATTATTCTGCATTCCTTTATTAAAAAGTCGCAAAAAACACCAAATCAAGAATTAGAACTGGCAAAAAAACGGATGAAGGAGATAAAAAAGTGA
- a CDS encoding type II toxin-antitoxin system PemK/MazF family toxin, translating into MTTYNFGDILLVPFPFTDQTTIKKRPTVIISSNTYNQQKPDLIIMAITSQISSNLTFGELQIIDFLSAGLIKLSVIKPVISTIEKSLVIRKLGKLQDSDCQKLKNMIETILG; encoded by the coding sequence ATGACAACCTATAATTTTGGGGATATTCTTCTCGTCCCTTTTCCCTTTACTGACCAAACTACTATAAAAAAAAGACCAACCGTTATCATAAGCTCAAACACTTATAATCAACAAAAACCGGACTTAATTATTATGGCAATTACCAGTCAAATAAGTTCAAATTTAACTTTTGGAGAGTTGCAAATTATTGATTTTTTATCCGCCGGATTAATAAAACTTTCTGTGATTAAACCGGTTATATCTACCATTGAGAAAAGTTTAGTAATTAGAAAATTAGGTAAATTACAAGACTCAGATTGCCAAAAACTTAAAAATATGATTGAAACTATTTTAGGCTAA
- a CDS encoding Uma2 family endonuclease codes for MTETIDRVSWRIDDLELLPHSEGTIYEIIEGELFVTRTPHRRHQQICGRIFSYLNNWSESTGNGETIITPGIIFSDADNVIPDVVWVSQERLAKIEDEAGHLTAAPELVVEVISKGIDNEKRDREVKVKLYSIQGVKEYWIVDRFRKQVEVYRRDKGKLTLVATLFDQDELTSPLLPNFVVLINRFFPVR; via the coding sequence ATGACTGAAACGATTGATAGAGTCAGTTGGAGAATCGATGATTTAGAACTATTGCCTCACTCTGAAGGGACAATCTACGAAATAATTGAAGGAGAATTATTTGTGACTCGAACGCCTCACCGACGACATCAACAAATTTGTGGCAGAATTTTTAGTTATTTAAATAATTGGTCAGAATCAACAGGTAATGGTGAAACCATTATTACTCCCGGAATTATATTCTCAGATGCCGATAATGTGATTCCTGATGTAGTGTGGGTAAGCCAAGAAAGATTAGCTAAAATAGAAGATGAAGCTGGACATCTGACCGCAGCACCTGAATTAGTGGTGGAAGTAATTTCTAAAGGTATTGACAACGAAAAACGCGACCGCGAAGTTAAAGTCAAGTTATATTCAATTCAAGGGGTAAAAGAATATTGGATTGTCGATCGTTTTCGTAAGCAAGTAGAGGTATATCGCCGAGACAAGGGAAAATTAACTCTAGTTGCTACCTTATTTGATCAGGATGAGTTAACTTCTCCTTTATTACCAAATTTTGTTGTACTAATCAATCGCTTCTTTCCGGTTAGGTAA